Proteins encoded together in one Phyllostomus discolor isolate MPI-MPIP mPhyDis1 chromosome 6, mPhyDis1.pri.v3, whole genome shotgun sequence window:
- the MRPL17 gene encoding 39S ribosomal protein L17, mitochondrial: MRLSVSAAISHGRVFRRLGLGPESRIHLLRNLLTGLVRHERIEASWARVDEMRGYAEKLIDYGKLGDTNQRAMRMADFWLTEKDLIPKLFQVLAPRYQGQNGGYTRMLQIPNRNKQDRAKMAVIEYKGNCLPPLPLPRRDSNLTLLNQLLLGLRQDQEASIHSSHTSEKPGI, from the exons atgcgGCTCTCCGTCTCTGCGGCCATCTCGCACGGCCGCGTATTCCGTCGCTTGGGCCTTGGTCCCGAGTCCCGCATCCACCTGTTGCGGAACTTGCTTACGGGACTAGTGCGACACGAACGCATCGAGGCGTCATGGGCGCGTGTGGACGAGATGAGGGGCTACGCTGAGAAG CTCATCGACTATGGGAAGCTGGGAGACACCAACCAACGAGCCATGCGCATGGCTGACTTTTGGCTCACA GAGAAAGACTTGATCCCAAAGCTGTTTCAAGTACTGGCCCCTCGGTACCAAGGTCAGAATGGGGGCTACACGAGAATGCTACAGATCCCTAATCGGAATAAGCAGGATCGGGCCAAGATGGCAGTGATCGAGTATAAAGGAAactgcctcccacccctgcccctgcctcgcAGAGACAGCAATCTTACGCTCCTAAACCAGCTACTTCTGGGGCTGCGGCAGGACCAGGAAGCAAGTATCCACAGCTCCCACACATCTGAAAAACCAGGGATTTAA